In Paenibacillus dendritiformis, the DNA window GGCCATATCATTGAGAAGACGAAGCAGCTGACGGTCGGCCTGCCGGAAGAGAACTATCCGATCGGTCCGGTCATCGATGAGAACGCCTACAACAAAATCCGCGAGTACATGGCGATCGGCGCGTCGGAAGGCCGCCTCGTGGCCGGAGGAGATATCGCCGGCGGCGACGGCTATTACTTGCAGCCGACCGTGTTCGCGGATGTCATGCCGGAAGCGCGCATCATGCTTGAGGAAATTTTCGGCCCGGTGCTTGCCGTCTGCAAGGCGGAAGACTTCAAGCAGGCGATCGATATATTCAACAACACGGAATACGGGCTGACCGGATCGGTGTTCAGCCGGAACCGCGAGCATCTGGAGTATGCCCGCCGCCATATGCACTGCGGCAATCTGTACTTCAACCGCAAATGCACCGGCGCGCTCGTCGGGGTGCACCCGTTCGGCGGCTTCAACATGTCGGGCACCGACTCCAAGGCGGGCGGACGCGATTATTTGCTCTTATTCACTCAAGCGAAGCTCGTATCGGAGAAATGGTAAAATAAACAACGGCTTTTCCGCTTCTGCGGAAAAGCCGTTGCTCTGTCATCGCTGGCGGAAAGTCAGTTGGCGGATAGTCAATGGAAGCAGACCATACGGGCGGCCGTTATCCGCCGGCTCCCTTGCTGATCCGGGTTCCCGACTTGCCTTCCAGGGCGAGATCGGCATTGCGAAGCGACGCGATAATGGCCGTTCCCCCGCTTTCGGCAAAATCGACGGCCGCCTTCATTTTCGGTTCCATGCTGCCTTTGCCGAATTGTCCCGCGGATAAATAGCCGGTCGCGTCCTCGATAGAAACCGCGCCAAGGGCTTGCTGCTCCGGTTCGCCGAAGTTAATGTACACCTGCTCCACATCGGTTAGCATAATGAACGTATCCGCTCCGATCTCCTTCGCGAGCAGGCTGCCGGTGCGATCCTTATCGATGACCGCATCCACGCCTTCCAGCGTCCCGTCCGCAGTCCGTACAACCGGAATGCCTCCCCCGCCCGCCGCGATAACAATGTGGTTCGCATCAAGCAATTGCCGCATGACACGACTGCCGATAATGCGGCGCGGAGCAGGAGAGGGAACGACACGGCGCCAACCGCGGTCGGAATCCTCCTTCACGCTCCATCCTTTCTCCGCCGCGAGCCGTTCGGCTTCCTCCTTATTGTAGAACGAACCGATAGGCTTACTAGGCTGCCCGAAGGCATCGTCGTCGGGGGACACCTCCACGGATGTCACAAGGCATACGACCTGCCGCTCGATCCCCTGCCTCGTGAATTCGTTCAGTAACGATTGTTGCATCATATAGCCGATAAATCCCTGGCTCTCGGCGCTGCATACATGCAGCGGCAGCATAGGGACGGAATCCTTGGCCATTTCGTTCTGGAGCAAAATATGCCCCACTTGCGGACCGTTGCCGTGAGTAAGTATAACGCGATAACCTTTGTGTACGATATTTGCAATAATGGTGCAGCACGTCCGGATATTTTGCAATTGGGTCTCGTAAGTCGCGGTTTGATTGGCTTGCAAAATCGCGTTGCCGCCGAGCGCAATCAGCACGGTCTTCATTCAGGCGCTACCTCCTTTTCTAGTTTGGCAATCGTGCAGTATATGCCCAGAGCGGTATCGATCCCCGACGTGCGGCCCGTGCCGATTAGCGACCACACGGCTCTGGCCGCATCGGTTGGCTCCTCGCTGCAAAGCGCATTCAGCACCTCCAGAATGCGGCTTCCGAATTGTCCGCTCGCAGCGTAATGCAGATACTCCCGGCTAACATCGGTCGTCAGATCCGGATGCCGCTCCAAGCGCTCAGCCAGCCGGGGCAGAATGACAGCAGATATTTGGCCGGTATACATCCCGGCGCCCAGGGCGCCGATCAAAAAGTCATCGCCTGCCGGCGTCAGCCCCGCGCCGTAACCGATCAGGGGCCGGACGGCCCGCCACTGGAGAGACGGATCGCAGCAGCCAAGGTATGTCCGGCAGGCAATCAAGGCCTCCCCCAACACCGTTCGATCGTTTTTTTTGCGCAAAATGTCCATGATCTCACCGGCGCTCATCCCAAATCCCGTAATCCCGGAATACATGCCCAGCAAGGCAGCGAACCGCCGGAAATTCGCGGACCGTATTCCGGGGGCTCCCGGTGAGCGGCTCATCATGCTGCAGTATGCCGAAGCGTTGTCCAGACGCACGGCGATGTTCCGTTCGCCCAGCCATAACGCGCCTTGACGGAACTCCGCAGCCATTCTGTCGCCGGGACGAATCCGGCTAGCGATGTGCCTGACGGAATCGCGGTCGACATGAACGGCAAAGGGCAAATATCCATTCTGCCCGGTACCTATAAATAAAAGCCGCCGCCCGACTCGAATGTTCATTCCGTTGCGAAAGCTGCTATGTACCGTTCCGCAGCCGTTCTCCCGGATAAGCCCGGGGATATTCGAGCTGTATGCCTCCCCTTGGACGACGAGCATAGGTCAGTCTGCAATGCCCATAGCTTCAGCCAGAGCGATCAGCGCCTTCTCGAAGCAGGCGAGCGGCGCATTGACCGTGCCGGCCCCAACCTGACCGATCCCCGGTTCTTTATGGGCGATGCCCGTATTTATGACCGGCGTGATCCCCGTTTCAATCACTTTGCGGATGTCGATGCCCAGGCAGATTCCTTGAAAGTTCCATGTAGGGACGGTGAGATTGCTGTTCCGGTCGAAGCAGATTTCCGCCATTTCATTGCTGATCGCCAAGGCGTCATCGAAGCCGCCGGCGCCGACGAAGCGGGTGACCCCCGGTGCGGCGATCATAGCCATGGCGCCGACCCCGAACGTCTCCGTGATGGCGCTGTCCCCAATATCCGGGTTGGCGTCCTCTTGCGAATAGCCGGTAAAGAACAATCCTTTCGGCGTATTGACCGGCGCGGTAAACCATTGATCGCCCAATCCGCTGACCCGTATGCCGAAATCCTTGCCGTTGCGGGTCATGGCGGTGACAATCGTGCCGGCTTGAATCGTGCGCGCGCCATCCATAACGGCCTTGCAGGACGCCATCATCACGTTGAGAAAGAATTGGTCGGTATCCGCCAAAAACTTGATAATTGTTCTTTTGTCCGTCTCGGGCACATCGGTCGCCAATAAGAGCGGCGCCAGTTCTTTGAGCAGCAGCAGCGAAGCGGCAATGTTGCGTTGATGAAATTCGTCGCCCATCGTAATCGCCTTGGCGACGACGACATTCAGATTGATGCCCCCGTCGGAAGCTTTCAGCGCTTTGGACATCCCGGGACCGAGGACGTCGCGAATCCAGCGGAGACGGCTGATCACTTCTTCACTATACGCGCCGAAGCGCAGCACCTTGCCGATCCCTTCATTCAGGTTGCAATAAGCGCGGTTGCCTTCCGTGCGGTTCTCTACCACGAGAACCGGCATATTGGCCGATGTAATGCCGCCCATCGGGCCGACAGCGTTGACGTGATGACAGGGGACGAATCGGATTGCCCCGCCTTCCAGCATTTTCTTCGCTTCCTCCTCTGTCGCGGCCCACCCTTCAAAGAGCAGCGCGCCGATGCAGGAACCCTTCATCGGCCCGGTCATGTCCGGCCAATCGATAGGCGGCCCGGCATGAAGCAGCGTACGGCCGTTCAATTCGTCAATAACGGTGTTGGCAGGAACCACGTCGATCAGGAACGGCTGTGCGCCGGCTATTTTCTCGACTACCGCCCGGTTGGCTTCGTCAATCGTATGGTACATAGTACGTTCTCCTTACATGTCGTTATTTTAATTTGGACAAAATATTAGCTAGCTTTTTATTGCCTCCCGCTGCCGGACGCCAGTCGAATTGAACGACTTTCCCTTCATACCGGTGGATCGTGTCCGCGAAGCTCGCCAGACCGAGATTGATTACGCGCGGCTTGCCGGACAACAGCTTGGCCGTCGCTTCCGGCACCGCAACCCCGTCGGGGGAACCGTGCCGGACGCCCGCAGGCGAAGCGGAAAACGCCGGACTGGACGGCACCGATTTGCCGACGAGACGCAGCGCCCGCTTCACAGCCTGTACGTTGCTGTCCTCGACAAGTACGCCGGCCTCTTCCAGCTTTCGTCTTTGCTCCCCGTAATGTTGCGGATCTTGATCCGTCCCGCAGACAGAGCACACGAAGTATACGGTTCTGCCTTCCCCGGAAGCGCGAGCGACCGCGTTCCGAATCGAAGGAATCAGTTCCCCGGCCATATCTTCATGGGAACCGTAGCCTAGCACGACGTCGAACAAAATAACCGCCGTCTCGCGATCTTGTGCCATCTTGCCGATGAATTCCTTGCGAGTAGACGGATCAATCATCGGATGAGGACGGCCTTTCGTGTAGATATCGTCACCCAAGTCGATAATTTCATGTCCTTGATCTTTGAAAATATAGCCGTCCTCATGCTTCAGCGAAGCCGGGATGCCGAACGCCTCCCGCACGAGCATGGCGGCTTCTGTCGCCAGCGTGCCTCCCGAATACAAGCCTTTAATATAGGACTGTCCGGACTGCAATGCATGGCCCCCTTCCGCGATCGTCTCCCGCGCGCCGGGGGATGAAGGCGTTCTCCCATAGGCGAGTTGAACGGCCATTGCCGCCGTGTCCTCCAAAGTGTAAGCATAATGAACGCTGCCTTCCGGCTCCAACGGCTTCTCTCCCGTGAAGATGGCAACGGACGGCTTGGACAGAGACTGCAGGAACGCCGTCACTTTTTTCTTGACCTCAGGGGCGGGAGGCTTCGAAATCACGACGATCAATTCCGTATTCACATCCGCCTCCAACGCGGCAATGCCGTCCAGCATCGTCAAGGCCCCGATCGACTCGCTCAGGTCGCGGCCGCCCGTGCCGATGGCATGGCTAACTCCGCCGCCCAACCGGTCGATAATGGTGGATACCTCCTGAATGCCGGTTCCGGATGCGCCGACGATACCGATTTTCCCCGGGCTGATAACATTCGCGAACGCGATCGGAACTCCGGCCAATATCCCGGTCCCGCAGTCGGGTCCCATCACGAGCAGCCCTTTCTCTTTCGCTTTCCGTTTCAGCGCCAGCTCATCAGACTCGGGGACGTTGTCGCTAAAAATAAAAACGTGAAGCCCTTTGTCCAACGCTTTATGCGCCTCGTCCGCGACATATTCGCCCGGAATCGATAGAAGCGCCAGATTGGCCTCGGGCAGCAATCGCATGGCCCGATCCCACGTGCGGACTTTGTCATAATCGTTTTTAGCGCCGGAGAGCGCTTGATTTTTCAGAAAAGAATCGATTTCATTCAAGACTTCCGTCACTTTCTCCGTCTGCTCCGTATCGATTACGATGCAGATATCATTGGGCTTGGCCCGATCCAGCTCCGGCGTATACAATCCGGTATTGCGGAAGATATCCAGGTTGGCGGGGGTGCCCATCATGACCGAGATCCGGTTGATGCCTTCCATGGCGGACAGCTTGTTCGTAAGGAGCATTAAGCTGACCGAGTCTTGATACACGTTTTCTTTTATAATGGTTTTAAGCACGACAATCTCCCTTTCCTGATGCCGACCCGGATCGTTAGGCCGTTCTCGTTCTTCGTTTTTCTGTGGTAAAAATCATCGCGGCCAGACCGATAAACAGCAGAACCATGGCCAGGAAAAAACCGGACCGCATGCTGCCCGTCGTATCCACCAAATAACCCGTAATGTAAGGAGCGAGAATGGAGGAGCTCATGCCGATAAAATTATACAGACCGAACGCGGTGCTGTACGCTTCCTTAGGCGCGTTATCCGCTACAAAGGCGACGAGCACGGGGTCCAGCGCCAGCTTCCCGGTCAGACCGTAGACGATTAAGGCGAACATCATCGCGGCGTCGCTTTGCGTGTACACAACCAGATAGATGGACAGGGCGGCGATGGGCACCAAAATAAAAACCAGGGGTTTCCGTCTTCCAAACTTATCGGATAAATACCCGAAGAACAGAGCTCCGGGAATCGACGCCCATGGAACGAGCGAAGAGATGAAGCCGACATCGCTGCCCTGATAGCCCCGCTCGGTCTGCAAATACTGCGGGAGCCAGGTGAGAATCGCGAAAAATCCGTAAAGCGAGCAGAATACCATGATGAACGTGAGCGAAAGGTTCCGGTTCTTGAACAACGAAAACATGGATATCTTTCGCGTCCCGCCCTGATTCGTGTCCGCTCCCCGAGCTTCCACATTAAACTTCCGAGGCTTCTCCTTGATCACGAACCAGATCAAGAGAGCGGTGATGATCGTCGGAATGGCCATAATGTAGAACGGAATTCTCCAGTTCAAACCATTCTCCAGCGTTAACGTGCTGGCTGTGATGTAGCCAAGCGAAATGCCGATTGCCTGGCCGCTGTTAATGACCGCGGTTCCAACCGTACGCACTTTTTCGGGAATGGCTTCGGACGACAACGCATATTGCGGACCGTAATACGTCCCTTCGCCCACCCCGGTGATGATTCGGGCAAGGAGAAGCATGAAGAAGGAATTGACGATCCCGGTAAAAGCGGTAGCGAGGCCGAACAGAATATACCCGGGAACAAGAACGTTCTTGCGTCCCAGCCGATCGCCAAGCGTTCCCGCCGGAATCTGCAAAATCGCATAGGCGA includes these proteins:
- the fdrA gene encoding acyl-CoA synthetase FdrA; amino-acid sequence: MLKTIIKENVYQDSVSLMLLTNKLSAMEGINRISVMMGTPANLDIFRNTGLYTPELDRAKPNDICIVIDTEQTEKVTEVLNEIDSFLKNQALSGAKNDYDKVRTWDRAMRLLPEANLALLSIPGEYVADEAHKALDKGLHVFIFSDNVPESDELALKRKAKEKGLLVMGPDCGTGILAGVPIAFANVISPGKIGIVGASGTGIQEVSTIIDRLGGGVSHAIGTGGRDLSESIGALTMLDGIAALEADVNTELIVVISKPPAPEVKKKVTAFLQSLSKPSVAIFTGEKPLEPEGSVHYAYTLEDTAAMAVQLAYGRTPSSPGARETIAEGGHALQSGQSYIKGLYSGGTLATEAAMLVREAFGIPASLKHEDGYIFKDQGHEIIDLGDDIYTKGRPHPMIDPSTRKEFIGKMAQDRETAVILFDVVLGYGSHEDMAGELIPSIRNAVARASGEGRTVYFVCSVCGTDQDPQHYGEQRRKLEEAGVLVEDSNVQAVKRALRLVGKSVPSSPAFSASPAGVRHGSPDGVAVPEATAKLLSGKPRVINLGLASFADTIHRYEGKVVQFDWRPAAGGNKKLANILSKLK
- a CDS encoding DUF2877 domain-containing protein; translation: MLVVQGEAYSSNIPGLIRENGCGTVHSSFRNGMNIRVGRRLLFIGTGQNGYLPFAVHVDRDSVRHIASRIRPGDRMAAEFRQGALWLGERNIAVRLDNASAYCSMMSRSPGAPGIRSANFRRFAALLGMYSGITGFGMSAGEIMDILRKKNDRTVLGEALIACRTYLGCCDPSLQWRAVRPLIGYGAGLTPAGDDFLIGALGAGMYTGQISAVILPRLAERLERHPDLTTDVSREYLHYAASGQFGSRILEVLNALCSEEPTDAARAVWSLIGTGRTSGIDTALGIYCTIAKLEKEVAPE
- a CDS encoding MFS transporter, producing the protein MEETLEKPFKSSPKARMPYYWKVILVFTLGWVFMYADRTILNPVMPILAQEFGINNAQLGLINSVFFLAYAILQIPAGTLGDRLGRKNVLVPGYILFGLATAFTGIVNSFFMLLLARIITGVGEGTYYGPQYALSSEAIPEKVRTVGTAVINSGQAIGISLGYITASTLTLENGLNWRIPFYIMAIPTIITALLIWFVIKEKPRKFNVEARGADTNQGGTRKISMFSLFKNRNLSLTFIMVFCSLYGFFAILTWLPQYLQTERGYQGSDVGFISSLVPWASIPGALFFGYLSDKFGRRKPLVFILVPIAALSIYLVVYTQSDAAMMFALIVYGLTGKLALDPVLVAFVADNAPKEAYSTAFGLYNFIGMSSSILAPYITGYLVDTTGSMRSGFFLAMVLLFIGLAAMIFTTEKRRTRTA
- a CDS encoding DUF1116 domain-containing protein is translated as MYHTIDEANRAVVEKIAGAQPFLIDVVPANTVIDELNGRTLLHAGPPIDWPDMTGPMKGSCIGALLFEGWAATEEEAKKMLEGGAIRFVPCHHVNAVGPMGGITSANMPVLVVENRTEGNRAYCNLNEGIGKVLRFGAYSEEVISRLRWIRDVLGPGMSKALKASDGGINLNVVVAKAITMGDEFHQRNIAASLLLLKELAPLLLATDVPETDKRTIIKFLADTDQFFLNVMMASCKAVMDGARTIQAGTIVTAMTRNGKDFGIRVSGLGDQWFTAPVNTPKGLFFTGYSQEDANPDIGDSAITETFGVGAMAMIAAPGVTRFVGAGGFDDALAISNEMAEICFDRNSNLTVPTWNFQGICLGIDIRKVIETGITPVINTGIAHKEPGIGQVGAGTVNAPLACFEKALIALAEAMGIAD
- the arcC gene encoding carbamate kinase, whose protein sequence is MKTVLIALGGNAILQANQTATYETQLQNIRTCCTIIANIVHKGYRVILTHGNGPQVGHILLQNEMAKDSVPMLPLHVCSAESQGFIGYMMQQSLLNEFTRQGIERQVVCLVTSVEVSPDDDAFGQPSKPIGSFYNKEEAERLAAEKGWSVKEDSDRGWRRVVPSPAPRRIIGSRVMRQLLDANHIVIAAGGGGIPVVRTADGTLEGVDAVIDKDRTGSLLAKEIGADTFIMLTDVEQVYINFGEPEQQALGAVSIEDATGYLSAGQFGKGSMEPKMKAAVDFAESGGTAIIASLRNADLALEGKSGTRISKGAGG